One genomic window of Nitrospirota bacterium includes the following:
- a CDS encoding PCP reductase family protein, with translation MKFVCLNCETYMNFEKVEKPGEDSLGVFFGCPSCNAKFSMVTNAGETQMVSSLGVKLGGRTVEAEPFEMTRGTLKDEVAAGSGQMAAYLNEKIQGGQPAVAAATATPAAKPGEKSGGGCPFSAMVAEMGLTSSGKPGNAGAATSEFAWSPDAKEKLDRLPSFVKPMVQSSVEAYARKQGYKTITLQVMDDSKNDSSNGTSWTPEAEKRLENIPDFIRPMARKEVERVAKERGMATITAQVMDDVKEKFLKFM, from the coding sequence ATGAAATTCGTATGCCTCAACTGTGAAACCTACATGAACTTTGAGAAGGTGGAAAAGCCTGGAGAGGATTCGCTCGGCGTGTTCTTCGGTTGTCCCTCTTGCAATGCCAAGTTTTCCATGGTCACGAATGCAGGCGAAACTCAGATGGTCAGTTCTCTCGGGGTGAAGCTGGGTGGGCGTACCGTTGAGGCTGAGCCGTTCGAGATGACTCGGGGCACGCTGAAAGACGAAGTAGCCGCAGGCTCTGGTCAGATGGCAGCGTATTTGAACGAGAAGATCCAAGGTGGTCAGCCAGCGGTCGCAGCAGCGACGGCTACACCGGCAGCCAAGCCTGGAGAGAAGTCCGGCGGCGGTTGCCCCTTCTCCGCGATGGTGGCTGAAATGGGCCTCACTTCCAGCGGGAAGCCCGGTAACGCCGGAGCGGCGACTTCGGAGTTCGCCTGGTCGCCCGATGCGAAGGAAAAGCTCGACCGGCTTCCTTCGTTCGTGAAGCCGATGGTACAGAGCAGTGTGGAGGCCTATGCTCGTAAGCAGGGATACAAGACCATCACGTTACAAGTGATGGACGACTCCAAGAACGACTCGAGCAATGGAACTAGCTGGACGCCAGAAGCCGAGAAGCGGCTTGAAAACATTCCGGACTTTATCCGTCCCATGGCCCGTAAGGAAGTCGAGCGGGTGGCGAAGGAGCGCGGGATGGCGACTATTACGGCCCAAGTGATGGATGACGTGAAGGAGAAGTTCCTCAAGTTTATGTAG
- a CDS encoding gamma carbonic anhydrase family protein gives MIRTFQGIKPIIPDSCFIDETGVVIGDVVVGEYCSVWFHAVVRGDVHFIRIGDRTNVQDLCMLHVTHDTHPLIIGNEVTIGHGAILHGCTIKDRVLIGMGAIIMDGAVIGEDSIVGAGALITEQTIVPPKSLILGSPAKVKRPVTVEELAWIKESAENYVKYAGQYMDSTSKAKPGFRIS, from the coding sequence ATGATCCGCACATTTCAGGGAATAAAACCCATCATCCCCGACTCCTGTTTTATCGACGAAACAGGCGTCGTCATCGGCGATGTGGTGGTGGGTGAGTACTGTAGTGTCTGGTTCCATGCCGTCGTTCGAGGAGACGTGCACTTTATCAGGATTGGTGACAGGACAAACGTGCAGGATCTCTGCATGCTCCATGTCACCCACGATACCCATCCGCTGATCATCGGCAACGAGGTGACGATCGGCCATGGGGCCATCCTCCACGGCTGCACGATTAAAGATCGTGTGCTGATTGGCATGGGAGCTATTATCATGGACGGCGCCGTAATCGGAGAAGACTCTATCGTGGGAGCCGGAGCCCTGATCACAGAACAAACCATTGTGCCACCCAAGAGCCTGATCCTTGGTTCGCCCGCGAAGGTGAAACGACCGGTCACGGTGGAAGAACTCGCGTGGATTAAGGAGTCGGCGGAGAACTACGTGAAGTACGCGGGCCAGTATATGGACAGCACCTCAAAAGCCAAACCGGGTTTCCGAATCTCATAG
- a CDS encoding Mrp/NBP35 family ATP-binding protein has product MAVEKDLKTILGKLKYSDDAKVLAQISENTKQVHARMAGITHKLVVMSGKGGVGKSMTTVNLALAFARQGMKVGLLDVDLNGPCVPRMLGLHGQSLTMTPEGAVPPVGPLGLKVASMDFFLDDASPVRWKGPMDVSPVWLGLMEMNVIREFLADVVWGELDYLLVDLPPGAAADKPPVIAGFIPDLAGAIVVTTPSEVASDVVQKSVTYARDIGIKVMGMVENMSEYRCPSCGEVNELFEGNTEAMCEMLDLPLLGRIPFDRKLARTFDKGEPLLDETYPTIQRYQDIAGRIRTLLDYKKVLADKL; this is encoded by the coding sequence ATGGCGGTTGAAAAAGATCTGAAGACCATTCTTGGAAAATTGAAGTACTCAGACGACGCCAAAGTGCTCGCACAGATTTCAGAAAATACTAAACAGGTCCATGCTCGCATGGCCGGCATCACGCACAAGTTGGTCGTCATGAGTGGGAAGGGCGGGGTGGGTAAGAGCATGACCACGGTCAATCTGGCCTTGGCTTTTGCTCGGCAGGGCATGAAGGTCGGACTTTTAGACGTGGATCTGAATGGGCCTTGTGTGCCTCGCATGTTGGGCTTGCACGGTCAGTCATTAACGATGACGCCTGAGGGCGCGGTTCCCCCGGTTGGGCCCCTCGGTCTGAAAGTCGCGTCGATGGATTTCTTCTTGGATGATGCATCGCCGGTTCGTTGGAAAGGGCCGATGGATGTCAGCCCGGTCTGGTTAGGGTTGATGGAAATGAATGTCATTCGAGAATTCCTGGCTGATGTCGTCTGGGGTGAGCTCGATTATCTGCTGGTCGATCTCCCTCCTGGGGCTGCGGCGGACAAGCCGCCGGTCATTGCCGGGTTTATTCCTGACCTGGCGGGAGCGATTGTCGTCACGACGCCATCAGAAGTGGCATCGGATGTGGTGCAGAAGTCGGTCACCTATGCCCGCGACATCGGTATCAAGGTCATGGGCATGGTCGAAAATATGAGCGAGTATCGCTGTCCTTCTTGTGGTGAAGTGAACGAGTTGTTCGAGGGCAATACCGAGGCGATGTGTGAGATGCTAGACCTGCCGTTGCTCGGACGGATTCCCTTCGACCGGAAACTCGCGCGCACGTTCGACAAGGGGGAGCCATTGCTCGACGAAACCTATCCGACGATTCAACGCTACCAAGATATTGCCGGGCGTATCAGAACGTTACTCGATTACAAGAAGGTGCTGGCTGATAAACTGTGA